From Ovis aries strain OAR_USU_Benz2616 breed Rambouillet chromosome 21, ARS-UI_Ramb_v3.0, whole genome shotgun sequence, a single genomic window includes:
- the KCTD21 gene encoding BTB/POZ domain-containing protein KCTD21 isoform X1, whose amino-acid sequence MVMIVGSLHQMREYFAVQVRTIFLHPSLPAMSDPITLNVGGKLYTTSLATLTSFPDSMLGAMFSGKMPTKRDSQGNCFIDRDGKVFRYILNFLRTSHLDLPEDFQEMGLLRREADFYQVQPLIEALQEKEVELSKAEKNAMLNITLNQRVQTVHFTVREAPQIYSLSSSSMEVFNANIFSTSCLFLKLLGSKLFYCSSGNLSSITSHLQDPNHLTLDWVANVEGLPEEEYTKQNLKRLWVVPANKQINSFQVFVEEVLKIALSDGFCIDSSHPHAVDFMNNKIIRLIRYR is encoded by the coding sequence gACTATTTTCCTACACCCCAGCCTTCCTGCCATGTCTGACCCCATCACGCTCAATGTCGGGGGGAAGCTCTATACAACCTCACTGGCAACCCTGACCAGCTTCCCTGACTCCATGCTGGGCGCCATGTTCAGCGGGAAGATGCCCACCAAGAGGGACAGCCAGGGCAACTGCTTCATCGACCGTGATGGCAAAGTGTTCCGCTACATCCTCAACTTCCTCCGAACCTCCCACCTGGACTTGCCCGAGGACTTCCAGGAGATGGGCCTGCTGCGCAGGGAGGCCGACTTCTACCAGGTGCAACCCCTGATTGAGGCCctgcaggagaaggaggtggagcTGTCCAAGGCCGAGAAGAACGCCATGCTCAACATCACGCTGAACCAGCGTGTGCAGACGGTCCATTTCACCGTGCGTGAGGCACCCCAGATCTACAGCCTCTCCTCTTCCAGCATGGAGGTCTTCAATGCCAACATCTTCAGCACCTCTTGCCTCTTCCTCAAGCTCCTCGGCTCCAAGCTCTTCTACTGCTCCAGTGGCAACCTCTCGTCCATCACCAGCCACCTGCAAGACCCCAACCACCTGACTCTGGACTGGGTGGCCAACGTGGAGGGCCTGCCGGAGGAGGAGTACACCAAGCAGAACCTCAAGAGGCTCTGGGTGGTGCCAGCCAACAAGCAGATCAACAGCTTCCAGGTCTTTGTGGAGGAGGTGCTCAAGATCGCGCTGAGTGATGGCTTCTGCATCGACTCTTCTCACCCACACGCTGTGGATTTTATGAACAATAAGATTATTCGATTAATACGGTACAGGTAA
- the KCTD21 gene encoding BTB/POZ domain-containing protein KCTD21 isoform X2 yields the protein MSDPITLNVGGKLYTTSLATLTSFPDSMLGAMFSGKMPTKRDSQGNCFIDRDGKVFRYILNFLRTSHLDLPEDFQEMGLLRREADFYQVQPLIEALQEKEVELSKAEKNAMLNITLNQRVQTVHFTVREAPQIYSLSSSSMEVFNANIFSTSCLFLKLLGSKLFYCSSGNLSSITSHLQDPNHLTLDWVANVEGLPEEEYTKQNLKRLWVVPANKQINSFQVFVEEVLKIALSDGFCIDSSHPHAVDFMNNKIIRLIRYR from the coding sequence ATGTCTGACCCCATCACGCTCAATGTCGGGGGGAAGCTCTATACAACCTCACTGGCAACCCTGACCAGCTTCCCTGACTCCATGCTGGGCGCCATGTTCAGCGGGAAGATGCCCACCAAGAGGGACAGCCAGGGCAACTGCTTCATCGACCGTGATGGCAAAGTGTTCCGCTACATCCTCAACTTCCTCCGAACCTCCCACCTGGACTTGCCCGAGGACTTCCAGGAGATGGGCCTGCTGCGCAGGGAGGCCGACTTCTACCAGGTGCAACCCCTGATTGAGGCCctgcaggagaaggaggtggagcTGTCCAAGGCCGAGAAGAACGCCATGCTCAACATCACGCTGAACCAGCGTGTGCAGACGGTCCATTTCACCGTGCGTGAGGCACCCCAGATCTACAGCCTCTCCTCTTCCAGCATGGAGGTCTTCAATGCCAACATCTTCAGCACCTCTTGCCTCTTCCTCAAGCTCCTCGGCTCCAAGCTCTTCTACTGCTCCAGTGGCAACCTCTCGTCCATCACCAGCCACCTGCAAGACCCCAACCACCTGACTCTGGACTGGGTGGCCAACGTGGAGGGCCTGCCGGAGGAGGAGTACACCAAGCAGAACCTCAAGAGGCTCTGGGTGGTGCCAGCCAACAAGCAGATCAACAGCTTCCAGGTCTTTGTGGAGGAGGTGCTCAAGATCGCGCTGAGTGATGGCTTCTGCATCGACTCTTCTCACCCACACGCTGTGGATTTTATGAACAATAAGATTATTCGATTAATACGGTACAGGTAA
- the LOC101120326 gene encoding tubulin alpha-1B chain — protein MRECISIHVGQAGVQIGNACWELYCLEHGIQPDGQMPSDKTIGGGDDSFNTFFSETGAGKHVPRAVFVDLEPTVIDEVRTGTYRQLFHPEQLITGKEDAANNYARGHYTIGKEIIDLVLDRIRKLADQCTGLQGFLVFHSFGGGTGSGFTSLLMERLSVDYGKKSKLEFSIYPAPQVSTAVVEPYNSILTTHTTLEHSDCAFMVDNEAIYDICRRNLDIERPTYTNLNRLISQIVSSITASLRFDGALNVDLTEFQTNLVPYPRIHFPLATYAPVISAEKAYHEQLSVAEITNACFEPANQMVKCDPRHGKYMACCLLYRGDVVPKDVNAAIATIKTKRSIQFVDWCPTGFKVGINYQPPTVVPGGDLAKVQRAVCMLSNTTAIAEAWARLDHKFDLMYAKRAFVHWYVGEGMEEGEFSEAREDMAALEKDYEEVGVDSVEGEGEEEGEEY, from the coding sequence ATGCGTGAGTGCATCTCCATCCACGTTGGCCAGGCTGGTGTCCAGATCGGCAATGCCTGCTGGGAGCTCTACTGCCTGGAACACGGCATTCAGCCCGATGGCCAGATGCCAAGTGACAAGACGATTGGGGGAGGAGACGACTCCTTCAATACCTTCTTCAGTGAGACAGGCGCTGGCAAGCATGTGCCCAGGGCAGTGTTTGTAGACCTGGAACCCACAGTCATTGATGAGGTTCGCACTGGCACCTACCGCCAGCTCTTCCACCCTGAACAGCTCATCACAGGCAAAGAAGATGCTGCCAACAACTATGCCCGAGGTCACTACACCATTGGCAAGGAGATCATTGACCTCGTCTTGGACCGAATTCGGAAACTGGCTGACCAGTGCACAGGTCTTCAGGGCTTCTTGGTTTTCCACAGCTTTGGTGGGGGGACTGGTTCTGGGTTCACCTCCCTGCTGATGGAACGCCTCTCTGTCGACTATGGCAAGAAGTCCAAGCTGGAGTTCTCCATTTACCCAGCCCCCCAGGTTTCCACAGCTGTCGTTGAGCCCTACAACTCCATCCTCACCACCCACACCACCCTGGAGCACTCTGATTGTGCCTTCATGGTAGATAATGAGGCCATCTATGACATCTGCCGTAGAAACCTCGACATTGAGCGCCCAACCTACACAAATCTTAACCGCCTTATTAGCCAGATAGTGTCCTCCATCACTGCTTCCCTGAGGTTTGATGGTGCCCTGAATGTGGATCTGACAGAGTTCCAGACCAACCTGGTGCCCTATCCCCGCATCCACTTCCCTCTGGCCACATACGCCCCTGTCATCTCTGCTGAGAAAGCCTACCATGAACAGCTTTCTGTAGCAGAGATCACCAATGCTTGCTTTGAGCCAGCCAACCAGATGGTGAAATGTGACCCTCGCCATGGTAAATACATGGCCTGCTGCCTGTTGTACCGTGGCGACGTGGTTCCCAAAGATGTCAATGCTGCCATTGCCACCATCAAGACCAAGCGCAGCATCCAGTTTGTGGACTGGTGCCCCACTGGCTTCAAGGTTGGCATTAACTACCAGCCTCCCACTGTGGTACCTGGTGGAGACCTGGCCAAAGTACAGCGAGCTGTGTGCATGCTGAGCAACACCACAGCCATCGCTGAGGCCTGGGCTCGCCTGGACCACAAGTTTGACCTGATGTATGCCAAGCGTGCCTTTGTTCACTGGTACGTGGGTGAGGGCATGGAGGAAGGAGAGTTTTCTGAGGCCCGTGAGGACATGGCTGCCCTTGAGAAGGATTATGAGGAGGTTGGTGTGGATTCtgtggaaggagagggagaggaagaaggagaggaatACTAA